From the genome of Nitrosopumilus sp., one region includes:
- a CDS encoding magnesium transporter translates to MRKGFITSRLRSNRKIVEIPIENKIETIQGEKFVWIDLQNPDRDDVEKLAKKYNFNALNIEDCMTKFELPKLDSYYDHFFVILHFPPLAQKTGILKNSQLSIFVGKNFLVTVHQGDLKPLVELVDICKTSSDQQRKNRLLGKSSGLLVHEIIDVLVDDLLHTSRKIIANLDEIEDRVFDEVKPVARNIAIFRREINRLRRIANPLKKFVLEIAKNVKRFSDREDDELTLYYDDVIDHIDKVIETLEESRETMEIYKDTDFVLSTEKTNKVLGMLTIIFTLAIPSTVIGTFYGMNVNLPGGIEVDLMILGPFTTFIFIIIASAIPAIMMFTYFKKLGWISS, encoded by the coding sequence TTGAGAAAAGGATTCATCACTAGCAGATTACGTTCAAATAGAAAGATAGTAGAAATACCCATTGAAAATAAGATAGAGACCATCCAAGGAGAAAAATTTGTGTGGATCGATTTACAGAATCCGGACAGAGATGATGTTGAAAAACTGGCGAAAAAATACAATTTCAATGCACTGAACATTGAAGATTGTATGACCAAATTTGAGCTTCCAAAACTAGATAGTTATTATGATCATTTCTTTGTAATTCTACATTTTCCACCACTGGCACAAAAAACAGGGATATTAAAAAATAGTCAATTGTCGATATTTGTCGGAAAAAATTTTCTAGTAACGGTACACCAAGGTGATCTGAAGCCCTTAGTAGAATTGGTAGATATCTGTAAAACAAGTTCAGATCAGCAAAGAAAGAATCGATTGTTAGGAAAATCTTCAGGATTATTGGTTCACGAAATTATCGATGTATTAGTAGATGATCTCTTGCACACATCAAGAAAAATTATCGCCAATCTTGACGAAATAGAAGACAGGGTATTTGATGAAGTGAAACCAGTAGCAAGAAACATTGCGATATTTAGAAGAGAAATCAACAGATTAAGAAGAATAGCAAACCCGTTAAAGAAATTTGTTTTAGAAATTGCAAAAAATGTCAAAAGATTTTCAGACAGAGAGGATGATGAACTTACATTGTACTATGACGACGTAATTGATCACATTGACAAAGTGATTGAAACATTGGAAGAGTCCAGAGAAACAATGGAAATTTACAAAGATACTGATTTTGTACTAAGTACTGAAAAAACTAACAAAGTACTTGGAATGCTAACCATAATTTTTACACTGGCAATCCCATCCACAGTAATTGGGACATTTTATGGAATGAATGTCAATTTGCCAGGCGGGATTGAGGTGGATTTGATGATTTTAGGACCGTTTACGACATTCATATTCATCATAATTGCATCTGCAATACCTGCAATTATGATGTTCACATACTTTAAAAAACTGGGCTGGATCAGTAGCTAA
- a CDS encoding transketolase family protein has product MNAPVLTDMRSTYSKSLVDLGKKNSSVVVLGADTTDSLKTSAFGKEFPDRFFNVGIAEANLVTISAGLAVSGKIPFASTYAIFLPGRAVDQIRNNIAYPSPPGKNGLNVKLVTSHGGLSVGPDGGSHQTIEDIAIMRVIPNFRVFIPADTVAVSKLTQLMSKEYGPFYMRMARSKTTLIHSDSQDFKIGKGITLRDGSDCTIAACGITVRMALESAELLQEEGISCRVLDMFSIKPIDDEILEKAARETGYIVTTEEHNVVGGMGSAVAESVSESYPVPIKRVGAQDMFGESARDNEVPLLFEKHGITSLNMAKQVKEIRSKKL; this is encoded by the coding sequence ATGAATGCTCCTGTTCTGACTGATATGCGCTCAACATATTCAAAATCTTTGGTTGACCTTGGGAAAAAAAATTCCAGTGTTGTTGTTTTAGGGGCTGATACTACTGATTCATTAAAAACTTCTGCATTTGGAAAAGAATTCCCTGACAGATTTTTTAATGTGGGGATTGCAGAGGCGAATCTTGTCACTATTTCAGCTGGTTTGGCAGTTTCTGGAAAAATTCCATTTGCAAGTACTTATGCAATATTTTTACCTGGACGAGCGGTTGATCAGATCAGAAACAACATTGCATATCCTTCTCCTCCTGGAAAAAACGGCCTTAATGTTAAATTAGTTACATCTCATGGCGGTTTGTCTGTTGGACCTGATGGAGGTTCTCATCAAACTATTGAGGATATTGCAATAATGAGAGTAATTCCAAATTTTAGAGTTTTTATTCCTGCTGACACCGTTGCCGTTTCAAAATTAACTCAATTAATGTCAAAAGAATACGGTCCATTCTATATGAGAATGGCAAGATCAAAAACCACTCTTATCCACTCTGACTCTCAGGATTTTAAAATTGGAAAAGGTATCACTCTGAGAGACGGCTCTGATTGCACTATTGCTGCATGCGGCATCACTGTTAGAATGGCTTTGGAATCTGCTGAATTATTGCAAGAAGAAGGAATTTCTTGTAGGGTGTTAGACATGTTTTCGATTAAACCTATTGATGATGAAATATTGGAAAAAGCAGCTAGGGAGACAGGTTATATTGTTACCACCGAAGAACACAATGTTGTTGGAGGCATGGGCTCAGCCGTTGCAGAATCTGTTTCTGAATCTTATCCTGTACCGATTAAGAGAGTTGGGGCTCAAGACATGTTTGGAGAATCAGCTAGAGACAATGAGGTTCCATTACTCTTTGAGAAACATGGAATAACATCCCTTAATATGGCAAAACAAGTCAAAGAAATTAGGAGTAAAAAATTATGA
- a CDS encoding isopentenyl-diphosphate Delta-isomerase, with translation MSKELVILVDENDNPVGSEEKVKCHLPNGKLHRAFTALLFDDKGRLVITRRAKEKMLWPNDWDGTFASHPREGETYVSSGERRMPEELGISGGLDYLHKFEYHIPYKDVGSENEVCGTLIGIIDESTELKKIDGEIDEIKWISAKELLVEIKANPQIYCPWMLIALELLDKSEKSMLEKHANILSTWMNSEVHNVLQEAIRNHLPNDKWRLINEKS, from the coding sequence ATGTCCAAAGAATTAGTAATTTTAGTTGATGAAAACGACAATCCAGTTGGCAGTGAAGAAAAAGTAAAATGTCATTTACCAAATGGGAAATTACACAGGGCATTTACCGCATTACTGTTTGATGACAAAGGCAGGCTGGTAATCACAAGAAGAGCAAAGGAAAAAATGCTGTGGCCAAACGATTGGGACGGAACATTTGCAAGCCATCCAAGAGAAGGAGAAACATACGTATCATCAGGAGAAAGAAGAATGCCTGAAGAATTAGGGATCAGCGGAGGTTTAGATTATTTACACAAATTCGAATATCATATTCCATACAAAGATGTAGGATCTGAAAATGAAGTTTGCGGAACTCTAATAGGCATAATTGATGAATCCACGGAACTGAAGAAAATTGACGGGGAAATTGATGAAATAAAATGGATTTCAGCAAAAGAATTACTAGTTGAGATAAAGGCTAATCCACAAATTTATTGTCCATGGATGCTTATTGCACTAGAATTACTGGATAAATCCGAGAAAAGCATGCTTGAAAAACATGCAAATATCTTATCTACATGGATGAATAGTGAAGTTCATAATGTGTTGCAAGAGGCAATTAGAAACCATCTACCAAATGACAAATGGAGATTAATAAATGAAAAAAGCTAG
- the mvk gene encoding mevalonate kinase, translating to MKSKASAPGKVILFGEHFVVYGVKTILCAINKRISVTAEKSDECKISIKSNIGNLTLPPNKKISEINSPLKPFYYLANKIIQNQNTGIEVIVESDIPLGVGLGSSSACCVAGAAAISRLFHKTSKEEILKLAIEAEKTIFENTSGADCTVCTHGGIMEFDKENGFDKIESEPNFHLVIANSNVEHSTKSIVARVKEFKGKNETEFTALCNDESKLVRDALELLKENNIKELGKKVKQNQEYLEMIGISNDKLREMIKIGQNKSFGAKITGAGGGGCIFALTNESNLDQTINQFKDKNYECFSVRIDFKGLDTF from the coding sequence TTGAAATCCAAAGCATCCGCTCCAGGCAAAGTAATTCTTTTTGGAGAACATTTTGTAGTATATGGAGTGAAGACAATTCTTTGTGCAATCAATAAAAGAATCAGCGTCACCGCAGAAAAAAGTGATGAGTGCAAAATATCCATCAAATCAAACATAGGGAATTTGACATTACCGCCTAACAAAAAAATTTCAGAAATTAATTCGCCGTTAAAACCATTTTATTATTTAGCAAACAAAATTATCCAAAATCAAAATACAGGGATCGAGGTAATTGTCGAATCAGACATTCCACTAGGAGTAGGACTAGGTTCATCATCCGCATGTTGCGTTGCAGGTGCTGCAGCAATTTCAAGATTATTTCACAAGACATCCAAAGAAGAAATTCTCAAACTAGCAATAGAAGCTGAAAAAACAATTTTTGAAAATACATCAGGTGCAGATTGCACCGTATGCACACATGGTGGAATAATGGAATTTGACAAAGAAAACGGATTTGACAAAATAGAATCCGAACCCAATTTCCACCTAGTAATTGCAAATTCAAACGTAGAACACTCTACAAAATCAATAGTTGCAAGAGTAAAAGAATTCAAAGGCAAAAACGAGACAGAGTTTACCGCATTGTGTAATGATGAATCAAAATTAGTCAGAGATGCTTTGGAATTATTAAAAGAAAACAACATCAAAGAATTAGGAAAAAAGGTAAAACAAAATCAAGAGTATCTTGAGATGATTGGAATATCCAATGACAAATTAAGAGAAATGATCAAAATAGGCCAAAACAAATCATTTGGCGCAAAGATCACAGGTGCAGGAGGAGGAGGATGCATCTTTGCCCTTACAAATGAATCAAATCTTGATCAAACGATAAATCAATTCAAAGACAAAAATTACGAATGTTTTTCAGTTAGAATTGATTTTAAAGGACTGGATACTTTTTAA
- a CDS encoding gamma-glutamyl kinase, translating to MILIKLGGSIITNKEKPLSARKKIIDNLSKSLKKIKEPIVIVHGGGSYGHYWSVKYDMHTKERKYNPKGVSVVKNSMIELNKIILDSMIKNKINPYSLPPTDFMYGNLPITKKIKEIEKIAKSGLVPVTFGDALWFGQKKTYILSGDKIMTHLAKILKPKLCIFALNEDGLYSDLKTKKLIYELHGQQPSISENEMDVTGGMTRKVEETLKISKMGMNVFFVNGNKPDRIVKAIKNKTFEGTLFRGK from the coding sequence ATGATTTTGATAAAACTAGGAGGTTCAATTATTACAAATAAGGAAAAACCGTTATCAGCTAGAAAAAAAATAATTGACAATCTTTCAAAAAGTTTGAAAAAAATTAAAGAGCCAATAGTTATTGTTCACGGAGGCGGCTCATATGGACATTATTGGTCTGTAAAATATGATATGCATACCAAAGAAAGAAAATACAATCCAAAAGGAGTTTCCGTTGTCAAAAATTCAATGATCGAGTTAAATAAAATAATCTTAGACTCCATGATAAAAAATAAAATAAATCCATACAGTCTTCCACCTACGGATTTCATGTATGGGAATTTACCAATAACAAAAAAAATCAAGGAGATTGAAAAAATTGCCAAGTCAGGATTAGTTCCTGTCACATTTGGGGATGCATTGTGGTTTGGTCAAAAAAAAACATACATTCTATCAGGGGATAAAATTATGACTCATCTTGCAAAAATACTGAAACCTAAATTGTGTATTTTTGCATTAAACGAAGACGGATTATACTCTGATCTAAAAACAAAAAAATTAATTTATGAATTACATGGTCAGCAGCCATCAATTTCTGAAAATGAAATGGATGTCACAGGAGGTATGACTAGAAAAGTTGAAGAAACATTAAAAATTTCAAAGATGGGAATGAACGTATTCTTTGTGAACGGAAACAAACCAGATAGAATTGTAAAAGCCATTAAAAATAAGACATTTGAAGGGACATTGTTTAGGGGTAAATGA
- a CDS encoding SAM-dependent methyltransferase, whose amino-acid sequence MKIEEYLEKLPNNILSGEDVQLSDKSFREIFKFVDLSKKDVFYHLGCGNEKGIEIAINEFKVKKAVGIDNNLEKIEITKRNLEDKNIQAELICQSIEESNISEATVILFWFTNEKVITQMIEKFEKLKPQTKIITIWGPLPECLPDKVSFPYILNKTPFKKANNIQEQILSVFGVKCVDFVTAWEFAERYTKSLGTSEIKNDRFLTIIQTLTIWINAKKLGVACGDKIPESIKTYINIMKMYFDIDFEYLLNE is encoded by the coding sequence ATGAAGATTGAAGAATACTTAGAGAAACTTCCAAACAATATTCTTAGTGGCGAAGACGTTCAACTGTCAGATAAATCATTTAGAGAAATTTTCAAGTTTGTAGATTTGAGCAAAAAGGATGTTTTTTATCATTTAGGTTGTGGGAATGAGAAAGGAATTGAGATAGCAATTAATGAATTTAAAGTTAAGAAAGCTGTAGGCATTGATAACAATCTAGAAAAAATAGAGATAACAAAAAGAAATCTTGAAGATAAAAACATCCAAGCAGAATTAATTTGTCAAAGCATTGAGGAATCAAATATTTCAGAAGCTACAGTGATTTTATTCTGGTTTACAAATGAAAAGGTCATAACTCAAATGATAGAAAAATTTGAAAAATTAAAACCACAAACCAAAATAATTACAATCTGGGGACCTCTTCCAGAATGCCTTCCAGACAAGGTTAGTTTTCCATACATCCTAAACAAGACGCCATTCAAAAAAGCAAATAACATTCAAGAACAAATATTGTCAGTTTTTGGTGTAAAATGTGTAGATTTTGTTACAGCATGGGAATTTGCAGAAAGATATACCAAGTCACTCGGCACTTCTGAAATAAAGAATGATCGATTTTTAACAATCATACAGACATTGACAATTTGGATTAATGCAAAAAAGCTAGGAGTTGCATGCGGAGATAAAATTCCAGAATCGATTAAAACATACATCAACATCATGAAAATGTATTTTGACATAGATTTTGAATACCTATTAAACGAATAA
- the fsa gene encoding fructose-6-phosphate aldolase — MKIFLDTANLDSIRKFNDMGLLDGITTNPSLMSKEGGNPKNVMGEITKIIKGDVSLEVVSTEYSGMMDEGKRLCEYGDNVVVKVPMTPDGLKACKSFSSEGIPVNVTLIFSANQALLAAKSGAKYVSPFIGRLDDVGQDGMNLIKDIKQIFSNYPEFKTQILVASIRHPVHVVDAAKIGADVVTLPPAVLEKMLQHPLTKIGLENFLADWNKFKSTNPNVSI; from the coding sequence ATGAAAATTTTTCTTGATACTGCTAACCTTGATTCCATTAGGAAATTTAATGATATGGGGTTGTTGGATGGAATCACGACAAATCCCTCACTTATGTCTAAAGAAGGAGGTAATCCCAAAAATGTGATGGGTGAGATTACAAAAATTATCAAGGGCGATGTAAGTTTAGAAGTTGTTAGTACTGAATATTCTGGAATGATGGATGAAGGCAAGCGTCTTTGTGAATATGGGGATAACGTGGTGGTTAAGGTTCCAATGACTCCTGATGGTTTGAAAGCATGTAAATCCTTTTCTTCAGAGGGAATTCCAGTTAATGTTACTTTGATCTTTTCTGCAAATCAAGCCTTACTTGCAGCCAAGTCTGGTGCAAAATATGTTAGTCCGTTTATTGGAAGACTTGATGATGTTGGACAAGACGGCATGAATCTGATAAAAGACATCAAACAAATTTTTAGTAATTACCCGGAGTTTAAAACTCAGATACTTGTCGCAAGTATACGTCATCCTGTACATGTGGTTGATGCTGCAAAAATTGGAGCAGATGTTGTCACTTTACCTCCCGCAGTATTAGAAAAGATGTTGCAACATCCTTTGACAAAAATTGGCTTGGAAAATTTCCTTGCTGATTGGAATAAATTCAAATCTACAAATCCTAATGTATCCATTTAG
- a CDS encoding 30S ribosomal protein S2, protein MSQQTEGMDIKKKVLATGIRVGTQVKTKFMIPFITKASPEGLYMLDLDITLEKIKTAAKFINRLGTDNLIVCSGRQYAEMPIEKFCDTLGSKKLIKRFMPGTLTNPSLPYYIEPKLVLISDPQVDEQAIIEATNAGIPIIGIANTDNITSNLDVIIPANNRGRKALATVYWLLVRQILIERGELKEDEPMKEDIDDFETKITEEDIE, encoded by the coding sequence ATGAGCCAACAAACTGAAGGAATGGACATTAAAAAGAAAGTTCTAGCAACAGGGATAAGAGTAGGCACGCAAGTTAAGACAAAATTCATGATACCATTCATCACCAAAGCAAGTCCAGAAGGCCTGTACATGCTAGATTTAGACATCACATTGGAGAAGATTAAGACGGCAGCAAAATTCATCAACAGGTTAGGAACAGACAATCTCATCGTATGTTCAGGCAGACAATATGCAGAAATGCCAATTGAGAAATTTTGTGATACTTTAGGTTCAAAGAAACTAATCAAAAGATTCATGCCAGGTACTTTGACAAATCCTTCATTACCATACTACATTGAGCCAAAGTTAGTTTTGATTTCAGATCCACAAGTAGACGAACAAGCAATAATTGAAGCAACTAATGCAGGCATTCCAATAATTGGAATTGCAAATACAGACAATATTACATCGAATCTAGATGTTATTATTCCGGCAAACAACAGGGGAAGAAAAGCATTAGCGACAGTTTATTGGCTATTAGTACGTCAAATTCTAATCGAAAGAGGAGAACTAAAAGAAGATGAACCTATGAAAGAAGACATAGATGACTTTGAAACAAAGATTACCGAAGAGGATATAGAATAA
- a CDS encoding Rieske 2Fe-2S domain-containing protein: MGKIIAGKTTDILPGKMIKVSIDGRDILVANINGEYCATDDSCTHSGSSLSEGKLEGCVITCGWHAAEFDCKTGKLVKFPAKIRELTSYNVTVESDNVFVEM, encoded by the coding sequence ATGGGAAAAATAATCGCAGGCAAAACTACGGACATCTTACCCGGAAAAATGATCAAAGTATCAATTGACGGAAGAGACATCTTAGTTGCAAATATCAATGGAGAGTATTGTGCAACAGATGATTCATGCACACATTCAGGTTCAAGTTTATCTGAAGGAAAGTTAGAAGGATGCGTAATTACTTGCGGATGGCACGCTGCAGAATTTGATTGTAAGACAGGGAAATTGGTCAAATTTCCAGCAAAAATAAGAGAACTGACATCATATAATGTTACAGTAGAATCAGACAACGTATTTGTAGAGATGTAA
- a CDS encoding polyprenyl synthetase family protein, which yields MKKARQIEQNAKTVNRHLKSKLKGNPKKLYDAAGHLIVNGGKRLRPYMVIRSCQILKGDVSSAMQAASAVEMVHNFTLVHDDIMDNDEMRHGVSTVHKKFGMPIAILAGDVLFSKAFQVIADSKLSANATIQLVSRLAKACVDVCEGQLLDIKMAEEQKIPSQAEYITMIGKKTAALFDVSCAMGAICATNKTKDIINLSSFGKNLGIAFQITDDLIGVMGDPKITKKPVGNDLREGKKSLPILMAIKLARGRDKKIILKAFGNSKVSKKDLSKAVDVIRSLGIEENVRKQALKYADKAEKSLENYKGSAKIEMISLLDFVVKRSV from the coding sequence ATGAAAAAAGCTAGACAAATCGAACAAAATGCAAAAACAGTAAACAGGCATCTAAAATCAAAACTAAAAGGAAATCCTAAAAAACTGTATGATGCGGCAGGACATCTAATTGTAAACGGTGGGAAAAGACTAAGACCATACATGGTAATTAGAAGCTGTCAAATTCTAAAAGGTGATGTTTCCAGTGCAATGCAAGCAGCAAGTGCAGTTGAAATGGTTCACAACTTTACATTGGTTCATGATGACATCATGGATAACGATGAAATGCGTCACGGAGTTTCAACAGTTCACAAGAAATTTGGAATGCCAATTGCGATTCTTGCAGGAGATGTGTTATTTTCAAAAGCATTTCAAGTAATTGCAGATTCAAAATTATCAGCAAATGCCACTATTCAGTTAGTATCTAGACTTGCAAAAGCTTGCGTTGATGTGTGTGAAGGTCAGTTGCTGGATATAAAAATGGCCGAAGAGCAAAAAATCCCATCGCAGGCAGAATACATCACAATGATCGGCAAAAAAACAGCAGCACTGTTTGACGTATCATGCGCAATGGGGGCAATTTGTGCAACAAACAAAACAAAGGATATCATAAACCTTTCTTCATTTGGAAAGAATCTAGGAATTGCATTTCAAATTACGGATGATCTCATCGGTGTTATGGGAGATCCTAAAATTACAAAGAAACCAGTAGGAAATGATCTTAGAGAGGGTAAGAAATCACTTCCAATTCTAATGGCAATAAAATTGGCAAGAGGTAGAGATAAAAAGATAATTCTAAAAGCATTTGGAAATTCCAAAGTATCTAAAAAGGACCTCAGTAAGGCGGTGGATGTGATTAGATCATTAGGGATAGAAGAAAATGTTCGAAAACAGGCTCTAAAATATGCAGATAAAGCTGAAAAATCACTAGAAAACTACAAGGGTTCTGCAAAAATTGAGATGATCTCGTTGTTAGATTTCGTGGTTAAACGAAGCGTATAG
- a CDS encoding GNAT family N-acetyltransferase: MKSVKIREANASDKISVLKFCKNTFSWGDYVDHVWDFWLDEGHLFLSEKQYPVGICHAFYSKNQVWIEGIRIKSNFRHQKIASELVKHAETIGRERNVLSSYMLIDVENFPSLLMANSLNYDVFQTWHFYSLEPKFDTHYDVQFEKSLNLQFYSHYVKSWRWLSIDDDMLLSFNEQNSIVKSGIGDKKSLAILTASDHFDRTLIVTLFSNFNDSTLQILSFLQNYSMENNYERIQILTKEKLPIFDSLKYNISFNLMKKSLV; the protein is encoded by the coding sequence ATGAAATCTGTGAAAATTAGAGAGGCAAATGCTTCAGATAAGATATCTGTTTTAAAATTCTGCAAGAATACTTTTTCATGGGGCGACTATGTGGATCATGTTTGGGATTTTTGGTTAGATGAGGGCCATTTATTTTTAAGCGAAAAACAATATCCTGTTGGAATCTGCCATGCGTTTTATTCCAAAAATCAAGTCTGGATTGAAGGAATCAGAATCAAATCTAATTTCCGTCATCAAAAGATTGCATCTGAATTAGTAAAACATGCTGAAACTATTGGAAGGGAGCGAAATGTTTTGTCATCTTACATGTTGATAGACGTTGAAAATTTTCCATCTCTTTTAATGGCTAATTCTCTAAACTATGATGTTTTTCAAACTTGGCATTTTTATTCCCTTGAACCTAAATTTGACACTCATTATGATGTGCAATTTGAAAAATCTTTAAATCTACAATTTTATTCGCACTATGTTAAATCTTGGAGATGGCTTTCAATTGATGATGATATGCTGTTATCCTTCAATGAGCAAAACAGTATTGTCAAATCTGGCATTGGGGATAAGAAATCACTTGCAATACTTACGGCATCTGATCATTTTGATCGAACCTTGATAGTCACCTTGTTTTCAAACTTTAATGATTCTACATTACAAATACTTTCATTCTTACAAAATTATTCAATGGAAAATAATTATGAACGAATTCAAATTTTAACCAAAGAGAAATTGCCAATTTTTGACTCATTAAAATATAATATTTCATTTAACTTGATGAAGAAATCTTTGGTTTAG
- the gltX gene encoding glutamate--tRNA ligase: MDEELRKEIRKMALQNAFEHGGETKDKIVLGKILGIKPEFRSKVKEITIDISEIVSIVNQLSSEEQEIEIKEKFPELLAPKEKIVEREGLPELKNAEQGKVITRFPPEPNGYPHIGHAKAAIINSEYAKMYGGKFILRMDDTNPEAERMEYHAAIKVGLEWLGIEFDTVKSTSDDMEVFYEKGIELINSGKAYICTCKREDISKNRRERKACKCSTDDISKNNKNWEKMNKKFKPGDAIVRFRGDMKADNAVMRDPALFRIIDGKHYTLGEKYRIWPSYDMAVAIEDSIDGVTHAFRSKEFELRKELTDAILDALNMRKPTQDFFSRLEFKGMPISKRIIKPLIEEGKVSWYDDPRLPTLEALRRRGIKPEAIKKFIMSLGLTKANTLAPFDALEAFNRKFVDADSIRLFMVSNVKKLAVRNLPISSIEIPNHPVNDMGKRKIEIDGNFYISGEDAQDIKDGTQIRLLGLGNVLIRKEGIELKGEFIENGDTANIPKIQWVSQKMAHKIKMIVPKALFNGDEFNENSLEESDVYTEPHYLQLKEGEEIQFVRYGYCRKDSQNQAIFTHK; this comes from the coding sequence ATGGATGAAGAATTAAGAAAAGAGATTAGGAAAATGGCTCTTCAAAATGCATTTGAACACGGAGGAGAAACCAAGGATAAAATAGTTTTAGGAAAAATTCTCGGGATAAAACCTGAATTTAGGAGTAAAGTAAAAGAGATTACAATAGACATTTCTGAAATTGTCAGCATAGTCAATCAGCTATCATCTGAAGAACAAGAAATAGAGATTAAGGAAAAATTCCCTGAACTTTTGGCACCGAAAGAAAAAATTGTGGAGAGAGAAGGACTGCCGGAATTAAAAAATGCGGAACAAGGAAAAGTCATAACAAGATTTCCACCAGAGCCCAATGGTTATCCCCACATCGGTCATGCAAAAGCTGCAATCATTAATTCTGAATATGCCAAGATGTATGGCGGCAAATTCATTTTAAGAATGGATGATACAAATCCAGAAGCTGAACGTATGGAGTATCATGCGGCCATCAAAGTGGGATTGGAATGGCTAGGGATAGAATTCGATACGGTAAAAAGCACATCAGATGACATGGAAGTATTTTATGAAAAAGGAATAGAATTAATCAATTCTGGCAAAGCATACATTTGTACCTGTAAAAGAGAAGACATTAGCAAGAACAGAAGAGAGAGAAAAGCATGCAAATGTAGTACAGACGACATAAGCAAGAACAATAAAAATTGGGAAAAGATGAATAAAAAATTTAAACCCGGCGATGCCATCGTGAGATTTCGAGGAGACATGAAGGCAGACAACGCAGTTATGAGAGATCCTGCGTTATTCAGAATTATTGACGGCAAACACTACACGCTAGGTGAGAAATACAGAATTTGGCCTAGCTATGACATGGCAGTTGCAATAGAAGATAGCATTGACGGGGTAACTCACGCTTTTCGTTCAAAGGAATTTGAATTAAGAAAAGAGCTAACTGATGCAATATTAGATGCATTAAACATGAGAAAGCCCACACAAGACTTTTTCTCCAGACTTGAATTCAAAGGAATGCCAATATCAAAGAGAATCATCAAACCCCTGATTGAAGAGGGGAAAGTCTCATGGTATGATGATCCAAGACTGCCAACACTTGAGGCTTTACGAAGAAGAGGAATAAAACCTGAAGCCATTAAAAAATTCATCATGTCATTAGGATTAACCAAAGCCAATACCCTAGCACCGTTTGATGCACTTGAAGCGTTTAATCGAAAATTTGTAGATGCAGACAGCATAAGACTGTTCATGGTAAGTAATGTAAAAAAACTAGCAGTGAGAAATTTGCCAATTTCATCAATCGAGATTCCAAATCATCCAGTTAACGATATGGGAAAAAGGAAAATAGAGATTGACGGGAATTTCTACATCTCAGGTGAAGATGCACAAGACATCAAAGATGGAACACAAATCCGTCTTTTAGGTTTAGGCAACGTATTGATAAGAAAAGAAGGAATTGAGCTAAAAGGAGAATTTATCGAGAATGGAGATACTGCAAACATTCCAAAAATTCAATGGGTTTCTCAAAAAATGGCACATAAAATCAAGATGATAGTTCCAAAAGCATTATTCAATGGAGATGAATTCAACGAGAATAGTTTAGAAGAATCAGATGTCTATACAGAACCACATTATCTACAATTAAAAGAAGGAGAAGAGATACAGTTTGTTAGGTATGGATACTGCAGAAAGGATTCACAAAATCAGGCAATTTTCACACACAAGTGA